AAGACTGGAAGAAGAGCAACGTCAAAGGCAACCCTGAGGTGGACGACAACACCTTTGTCCGCCGCATCTATCTGGACATCACGGGCCGCATCCCCACCACCCGCGAGGCGGAGACCTTCCTGAGTTCCCAGGCCCCGGACAAGCGCGCCAAGCTCATCGATCATCTTCTCGCCACCGAAGGCTACGTGCAGCACTCCTACAACTACTGGGCCGATGTGCTGCGCACGCAGACCAATGGCAACCAGACTGGTGCCATCACCGGCGCGGCCTATTCTAACTTCATCAAGGAGAGCCTGCGCAAGAACAAGCCCTATGACCAGTTCGTTCGCGACATGGTCGCCGCCCAGGGCGAGGCCTGGGACAATGGGGCCATCGGCTATTACATGCGCGATCGCGGCATGCCGCTGGACAACATGGCCAACACGGCCCGTGTCTTCCTGGGCACCCGTGTGGAGTGCGCCCAGTGCCATAACCATCCGTTCGACAAATGGACGCAGATGCAGTTCTTCCAGATGGCCGCCTTCACCTATCCGGTGCAGACCAATGACTATTACGGCGGCAGTTCTGAAGGCGCACGCCAGATGCTGCGCGACCGGGAAAAGGCCGCCCGCGACAAGTTCGTGATGCCGGTCATGAACAAGAAGATGACCGCCGAAGAGCGGGCACGGGCCAAGCGTGATGCCGAGCAGATCGGCAAACAGGCCCGTCTGGCCGGCGAGGCCGTGCGCAAGGAGAACCGCTATGTGGAAGAGGCGCTCACCGATGTGCGCAACCTCATGCGCTACACCTCGGTGAACTACCAAGACACCCGCAAGCTGACCCTCCCGCACGACTATCAATACAGCGATGCCAAGCCGCGCTCCCGTGTGGAGCCCGCCACCATGTTTGGCCATGCCGCTGAGGTGAAACCCGGCGAGACCCAGCTCCAGGCTTACGCCCGCTGGATGGCCTCCAAGGACAATGACCGCTTTAACAAGGTCATCGCCAACCGCCTGTGGAAGCGCGTGTTTGGCCTGGCCCTCATCGAGCCTTTGGATGAGATCATGGACTCCACGGTGCCGATGAACCCAGAACTCCAGGCCCACCTGGAAAAGCTGATCGTGTCCCTGAACTATGACATGAAGGCCTACCTGCGGGTGCTTTACAACACCAGCGCTTATCAGCGCCAGGTCACCCGCGAGGAGATCGCCCCTGGTATCGTCTATCACTTCACCGGCCCCATCCTGCGCCGCATGACGGCAGAGCAGATGTGGGATTCGTTCGTGACGCTGATCAACCCCAACCCTGACATGCCGAACGAGCCCCTGCGCGAGGCTTTCAACAACCGTATCTTGGGAGCCAAGAAGATCAGCGATTCCATGGAAGCCCTGACACCTGAACAAGTGCTGGCAGGGGCAGAGAAGTCCGGCAAGAAGTACAAGGAGCAGGCCGAGACCGTCCGCGACCTGCAGACGAAGATCTCTGAAGCCCGGGCCAAGGAAGACAAAGAAACGGTCACCAAGCTCCGTGACCAGCTTTCCAAGCTCCAGCGCGAGACCCGCACCTCGGTGAACCAGAACCTCATCCTGCCCGGCATGAAGAAGCTGGCCTCCGACCTCGGCGTGGTGCCTGCGGTGCTCCAGCCCGGTGGCAAAGACGGCGCCCAGGTGGTGGCTGCCAGCGGCGGCATGGACATGATGATGATGGCCTCCATGGCCGATGGCGATGTGAAGGACAAGATCTTCCTCCCTGGCTATGACACCCCTCGCAAATCCCGCGAAGAGGAAAAGGCCGCCCAGGCCGCCCGCGAGGAAGTCTGGAAAGAGGAGGCCAACTTCTACGGCCTACCCGAGAAACAGCAGCGCGACTACTTCCGCGCCCGTGCGGAGCAGATCCGCAACTGGGTCCGTTCCGCCGAGCTGGAAAGCCCCGCCCCGCGTGGCCACTACCTGCGTGAGTTTGGCCAGAGCGACCGCGAGTCCATCGAGAACGCCAACCACGAGGCCAGCGTGCCCCAGGCCCTGGCCATGATGAACGGCCAGCTCATGCCGCAGATCCTGCACCGCCACAGCCAGCTCATGCTCACCGTGGCCAAGGCCCAGTATCCGGATGACAAGGTGGAGGCCATCTATAAGACGGTGCTCTCCCGCAAGCCGACCGTGAAGGAAAAGGAAGTGTGGATGAAGGCCCAGGAACAGGGGCTGACCACCATCGAAGACCTCGTCTTCTCCCTCCTGAACACCCAGCAGTTCATTTTCATTCAGTAATCCAGCCTCTTCAGCCACCCTTTAGCCGCCTACCCGTATGCGCCAAGAACTCACCCAAAAACTCCTCCGCTCCGGTGAAATCAGCCGCCGCGACTTCGCTGCCAAGACCGCCTCCTCCCTCCTCGGGGTGGGCCTCCTGGGCAGCTACATGAACGGCAAGTCCTACGGAGCTTTTGAAAACTCCTCGAAGCTGAAGCAGGTGGCCACGGCGAAAAACGTGATCTACCTCTACATGTCCGGCGGCCAGAGCCACATGGACACCTGGGATCCGAAGGAAGGCGTGGAAACCGCCGGGCCGACGAAGCCGATCAAGACCAGTGCCGACGGGGTGCGCATCTCCGAATACCTGCCGCTGAGCGCCCAGCAGATGCACCACGCTTGCGTCATCAACAGCCTCACCTCCACCCAGGGCGCGCATGAGCAGGGGAACTACATGATGCACACCAGCTATGACCTGCGTGGCACCATCCGCCACCCGGCCATGGGCGCGTGGCTGAACGTCTTCCAGGGCGGCGGCAACAGCACCCTGCCTAACTTCGTTTTCATCGGCAACGACAGCCGCCACCCCGGCTCCGGCTTTTTCCCTGCCCAGTTCAGCCCGCTTTACGTCAACAATCCTGAGAACGGCCTCAAGAACGTCAAGCTGCAGCCCGGCCTCACCGAGGACCGCTTTGTGAAGCGCATGAACCTGGCCGATGAACTGGACCAGGACTTCCGCAGCACCTTCCAGCACCGCAATGTGAAGGCGTATAGCGACATGTATGACAATGCCATGTCCATGATGAAGTCCGAAGACCTGAAAGCCTTCGACCTCACCGAGGAGCCTGAGGACCTGCGCAAGGCCTATGGCAAAGAAGCCTTTGGCCAGGGCTGCCTGCTGGCCCGCCGTCTGGTGGAGCGCGGCGTGCGCTTCGTGGAGGTGAGCCTGGGCGGCTGGGACACCCATGCGGCCAACTTCGTGCGCGTGCCTGAACTCTGCGACACCCTGGACAAGGGCCTCGCCACCCTGCTGCAGGATCTCAATGCCCGGGGCCTGCTGAAGGACACCCTGGTGGTCCTGACCTCCGAATTCGGCCGCACGCCGGACATCAACCAGAACGTCGGCCGCGACCACTATCCGAAAGCCTTCTCTGCCGTGCTGGCAGGGGGCGGCATCGCCGGGGGCATGACCTATGGCAAAACCGACAAGGAAGGCCGCGAAGTGGCCGAGAACAAGGTGCAGATCGCCGATTTCAACGCCACCATCGCCTATGCGCTGGGCCTGCCGCTGGATCAGGTGATTTACAGCCCCAGCAAGCGCCCCTTCACGATTGCTGACAAAGGACAGCCCATCACCAGCGTCTTTGCCTAAAAGTCTTTTTTCAGGATGCCCTGTGTTAGAAGCCAATCCCAAAAGGATTGGCTTTTTTCTTGCTTTAACGCCTTCTCCACAGCCGCTGTGAAGAAACTGTTGTCAACCGAGCTTTTTCGGCTTTTTCCCGCTACCGCTTTTGGCCGCAAAAGTTACCAAAAAATAATGTTGGTTAGACTGAAATGTTGGCACGGTTCTCGATATTGCATTTTGCCTGAAATGAAACTTTGGGTTTACAGCCTGCATTTCGAAGCGGGGGCGAAGAGGCCATTTTGCCTCCGGGGAGATACTACACAGGGGTTAATAGGTCTTTGGGGAATGGTGTGTAAGTCGTTGATGATGAATGGATTGAGTGCTTGTGATGTCTTTAGTGAGGTCTAAAGGCGGTGGAAAAGCGGGAAACTGCATCGGTGACGGATTCGTTTCGTTCCTCTATGGCGAAATGCCTGTTCCACGCCTGATAGCAGGCTGAAAAGACGCTTAAATCCTATTCATTCAGGGGGTGATTGAGGCGGGGTGAAAAAACGGGGGTTTTAGCTGTTGTTTGTGGATTGTGAATAAGCTGTGAATTGATGGGATTAACAGCGCCTGGTTTTGGGGAAAAGTGGGCGGTTGCTCTTGGGGCAATTCTCCCCAGATTGTTCACACTCAACCATGAAACGCTGGCGCATCGCAGGGATTAATTTTGAACATTTTCACATGGGCGACCTGCTGCGGCAGTCGTTCGGGCACCCCTCGGCGGAGATCGTGGGCATCTGCGATGAGCAGCCGGAGCGAATGACGGAGGCGGCGGCGAATTTCGGGCTGGGGGCGGATCAGGTCTTCACAGACTACCGTGCCTGCCTGGAGGCGACGAAGCCGGACATCGTGGTGCTGTGCCCGGCGGCTTCCCGGCACGGGGAGTGGGTGGCCAAGGTGGCCCCCTATGGGGTGCACATTTTGATGGAGAAGCCCTTTGCAGCCTCGCTGGCAGAGGCGGATGCGATGGTGGCGGCGATGCAGCCGACGGGGAAGGTGCTGGCGGTGAACTGGCCGCTGGTATGGGATGCGGGGCAGCAGACGGCGCATCGGCTGATCCAGGAAGGGCTGATCGGCGAGGTGCGGGAATTCCATCATCATGGGGGCAACCGGGGGCCGCTGTGCCATGGGGCGGACAAGGCGGAGCACGAGCCGACGGCGGAGGAAAAGGCGGCGAGCTGGTTTTACAGTCGGGAGCAGGGTGGGGGATCGCTGCTGGACTACATGGGCTACGGGGCCACGCTGGGGACCTGGCATCTGGGCAGCCAGGTGCCGCAGGAGGTGACCTGCACCTGGGACCACCCGAACGGGCTGGAGGTGGATGAGCACAGCGTGACGGTGATCCGCTACGCCAAGGGGCTGAGCAAGACGGAGACCCGCTGGGGGACTTTCACGGATCCCTGGACGCACCAGCCGCAGCCGAAGTGCGGTTTTATCCTGCGGGGGTCTGCGGGCACGATCTCCTGCTACGACTATGAGAAGACGCTGTGGGTGCAGACCCGGGCGCGGCCAGAGGGGTATGCGGTGCCGGTGGATGTGATCTCCGCGCCGAACCGGAACCCGATTGAGCACCTGATCCATTCCCTGGAGACGGGGGCCCCGTTGATCGGGCCGCTGACGCTGGAGGTGAGCCGCATCGGCCAGCAGATCGTGGACACGGCGTATCAAAGTGCGCAGCAAAAGCGCACACTGCCTCTGCTGGGTTGATTCCTGGATGACCTTCTGCCATTGCTACGCCCAATGATCCACCCGACCGCCCTGATCCATCCTTCTGCCCAAATTGATCCGACTGCGGAGATTGGCCCTTATGTGATTGTGGATGGCCCGGCAAAGATCGCGGCGGGCTGCCGGATCGAGGCCCAGGCCCAGATCGTCGGGCATGTGGAAATGGGGGCAGGCACGGTGATCGGCCGGGCGGCGATCATTGGCGGAGATCCCCAGGACCTGGGATTCAAGCCGGAGACAGAGTCGGGGGTGATCCTCGGTGCAGGCAATGTTCTGCGCGAGCATGTGACAGTGCACCGGGCGAGCAAGGCGGGGGCTTTCACCCGCATGGGCGATGGCAATTTTCTCATGGCCGGGGCGCATCTGGCGCATGATGTGGTGATGGGGGACAAAAACATCCTGGCCAATGCCTGCCTGCTGGCGGGGCACATCACGGTGGGCAGCCATACTTTCATCGGGGGGGGGGCGGTGTTCCACCAGTTCATGCGCATCGGCGATTACTGCGTGGTGCAGGGCAATGGCGGGTTTGGCAAGGACATCCCGCACTACTGCGCGGCGCACCGGATCAACCGGCTGATGGGGCTGAACGTCATCGGTCTGCGCAGGCAGGGCTTCAGCAAGGAGCAGCGGGCGGAGATCAAGGAACTGTTCAAAATGCTGTTCGTCTCGGGGCTGAATCTGTCCCAGGCGGTGGCGGTGGCTCGTGGGCGGGAATGGACCCCGGCGGCGCAGCGGCTGCTGGATTTTGTCGCCACGCCGAGCAAGCGTGGGATCTGCGCGGTGCGTGCGGGTGGTGGCAGTGAAGAATGATTCTGCCGGGTGGGATTTTTCCCCTGCTTTTTCTTGTCACCCTTGGGGCGGTGGCCTATTGAATGCTCCTGCCGGGTCTGACTCTTCCGTTTTTTGTTGTTCCTGGCTGTTTCTCCCAATCTCTCTGGCATCATGACATTCTCCCGACTGTGCGTCGTTCTCGGCTTTGCAGCTCTGATGGTCGCCCCTGGCTTGCGCGCCCAGGCTGTGCTCGACTCTCTGACGAGCAACCTTAACATTGAGGGTCTGGACACGACCTACGACCCGGAGACGGGACTGGCGACTGCGAAAGGCGATGTACGCATCAGCTACACGGATGTGGAGATCCGCTGCGGCACGGCGAGCTACAATGCGACCACGGGCGAAATCATTGCCCGCGACGGCGTGGTGATCTGGAAGGCGGGCACGACCTACCGGGGTGAAAACATCATTTACAATGCGAACTCCGGCGAACTGAGCGGGGATGGGGTGCGCAGCTCCATGCCCATGGAGATGGGGACGTTCTTTTACGAGACGGACAAGTTTGAGACAGAGACGAAGCTGATCCAGAAGCTGGAAGGCGGCGACACCTACTTCACCACGCATGACGTGCAGAACCCGAACTTCCGCCTGCGGGCGCGCAAGATCACCATCTATCCTGGCGACCGCGTGGTGATGCGGAATGTGACGGTGATCGCCGGAGATACGCCAATCTTTTACTTTCCCTTCATCTCCCAGCCGCTGGCGGAGGAAGTGGGCTACCGTTTCACACCGGGCTTTCAGAGCCGCTGGGGTGGATTCCTCCTGGCGCAGTATGGGGTGATCCACGGGGACCACACGTTGGCGAAGTATCGTCTGGATCTGCGTTCCTCCCGTGGTGTGGGTGTGGGGGCTGATTTCCTGTCCCTGCGGCACAAGGACAACCGCAAGAACTTCGGCAACCTGAAGCTGTATTACCTGCGTGATTCTGACCCGACCAACAACCGCACGGGCGAGGAACGCGGTCCGGTGGGTGAAGATCGTTACCGCATCAATTTCCAGCACCGCATCTACCTGCCTGGGCCGGAGAAGAGCACCTGGTACCTGGACTTTGACATCAACAAGGTCTCGGATGCGCATTTCTATGAAGACTTCTTCTTCAATGACTTCCGTGAAACACCCGAGCCGGAAAACCAGGTCTCGCTGGTGCACACGGACCCAGCCTATGTGGCGACGCTGATGGCGCGCTTCCAGGCGAATGACTTTTACTCGGTGGGCACGCGCCTGCCGGAATTGGCGATTGACTGGACCCGCCGCCAGCTTTGGCATACCGGGATTTATCACCAGGGGACTTTCAGCGCGGGCATCCTGAAGGATGAGCTGGGCGATGAACAGGAGGAGGATTTCAGCAAACTGATCCGTGACGGTCGTGTGGAACTCACCGGTGGTGCGGCTTTGGATCCGGACAGCCGCCGTCGCTATCAGTCCTTTCTGGGACTTGACCCGAGTGGTGGCCTGAGTGCGGCAGATCTGAGCCGGGGTATTGACCTCTTCTCCGCCGTGCTGGAAGGTGCCGGGTATGCACGCGTGCACACTTACCAGGAGTTGCTCTATCCGAAGACGTTCCTCGGCTGGTTGAATGTGACTCCGCGCATTGGCGGTGGGTTGACCCACTATTCCGACATTGAGGGGGACGCGTATTCGAATCTTTCCGACGCCACGCGGACGATCTTCCATGCGGGATTGGATGTGTCGTTCAAGCTGAGCAAAACGTGGAGTGATTTCCAGAAGCCTGAGTGGGGCCTGAATGGGTTGCGCCACGTGCTACAGCCGTATGTGAACCTGTCTTACCTGGATGTGGGAGATTCCCAGATGGAAGGCCTCCAACTGGTGGATCGGCTGTCGCCGACGACGCGCCCGCGTTCGATTGATGTGCCGCTGTTTACCGCTGTGGACAGTCTGGAATCCTGGAACATCGCCCGAATCGGGATGCGCAACCTGTTGCAGACCAAGCGTGACTACACGACCACGAACAACGGCAATTTCTACACGGCCTCCAGCGAGGAGACGCAGACCTACACCTGGGCTGGGCTGAACACCTATGTGGACCTTTTCATGAAGGATCCTGAGTTCGATCGCAGCCTGTCGAACCTTTACAATGAGCTGTTCTGGCGTCCGGTGCCGTGGCTCAATTTCTGGATGGATGCGCAGATCCCGCTGGAAAGCGGTCGCGGTAGCTTCACCGAACTGAACCAGGGCGTGACCTTCATGCCAGCGCGGAACATGCAGTTGACGCTGGGCCACCAGTATGTGAGCGACAGCCCCTACTTTGCGGATTCCAGCCTGGTGTTCTCCCGCATCTACACCCGCCTGACGGATAACTGGGGCTTCTCCATGAACCACATCTTTGAAATGGATGACGGCACGATGGAGTTCCAGAGCTACAGCGTGACGCGCGATCTTTCGAGCTGGGTGGCCTCCGTGGGGGCGATGGTGCGCGATAACCGCGATGGCCTGTCTGACTTCGGCGTGCTGTTCTCGCTGACGCTGAAGGATTTCCCGCAGTTGAGCATCCCGCTGGACATCGACCCGAATCCTTCGGGCCGTGGCGGCAACCAGTAGCGCAGTTTGACCTTGAGAGTGAAGGCCCCAAGGGCACAGTGTGCGGAGCCGTCAGGGCTGGAAGCGCGGTTTCGGGGCCCTGGGGCTGCTGGCTGCGGCCTCTGCGACGACTCCCACCTTTACACATGAAGCTTACCATCATCGGTTCCGGTTACGTCGGACTTACCACAGGGGCCTGCTTTGCCGAAGCGGGGCACCACGTGGTGTGTGTGGACAATGACGAGGCGAAGGTGGCCTCGCTGCTGGCCGGTGAGATCCCGATCTTTGAGCCGGGGCTGGAGGCGCTGGTGAAGAAGAACGTCTCGGCCAAGCGGCTGCGCTTTACCTCCTCGACGGAAGAAGGGGTGGACCATGGCGAGGTGCTTTTCATCGCGGTGCCGACTCCGCCGCAGGCGGATGGCAGTGTGGACCTGAGCTTCATGGAGAAGGTGGCGCGTGAGATCGCGCAGTATCTGACGAGCTACCGGGTGATCGTGGACAAAAGCACGGTGCCGGTGAAGACGGGGGAGCGGGTGGCGCACACCATCCGCCGCCATGCGAAGCCGGGCGTGGAATTCGATGTGGTGAGCAATCCGGAATTCCTGCGTGAGGGCAGTGCGGTGGCGGACCTGATGAAGCCGGACCGGATCGTCATCGGCGGTAACAGTGACCGTGCGCTGGCGCTGATGCAGAAGATCTATGAGCCTTTCATGGCCCCGGTGCTGGTGACGGACATCAACAGTGCGGAGCTGATCAAGCATGCGGCGAACAGCTTCCTGGCGCTGAAGATCAGCTACATCAATGCGCTGGCGGAGATCTGCGAGATCAGCGGGGCGGATGTGCTGAAGGTGGCGGAGGGCATCGGTGCGGATAAACGCATCGGCCGCAGCTTCCTGAATGCGGGCCTGGGCTATGGTGGGTCCTGCTTTCCGAAAGACATCGCGGCCTTCATCGCGATCAGCGAGCAACTGGGCCTGCCCTTCAATTTGCTGAAGGAGGTGCAGAGCATCAATAACCGGCAGATCGACCGGTTTCTGGATGCCATCCGCGAGGCGCTATGGGTGCTGAAGGACAAAAAGATCGCCGTGTGGGGGCTGAGCTTCAAGCCGAACACGGACGATGTGCGCTGCTCTGTCGCGATGACGCTGGTGGAGCGGCTGGTGGCTGAAGGGGCAGTGGTGAGTGCGTATGATCCGAAGGCGATGGACAAGGCGCGCGAGCTGCCGGTGGCCGCCCAGATCCGCCTGACTGAGAGCGCGCTGGAGGCGGCGAAAGAGGCCGAGGTGCTGATCATCGCCACGGAGTGGCCCGAGTTTGCCTCGGTGGATCTGGCCGCGCTGCGCGAGACGATGCACACGCCTTTGATTTTTGACGGACGCAATCTGCTGGACCCTGCGGCAGTGCGTGATTTCGGCTTTCAGTATCGCGGCATCGGCCGGGGTGTGGTGGCTGAGCGCGGCTAGAACGCCGTTTTTGTCCCGTTGATGTGACTGATTTTTTTCCCTTCTGAATCCCTGAAAACCACCCATTCATCCTCCCCTTCGACCAGCGTTCGCAACCATGCGCTGGATGTCCTGACCGATTGGCAAAAATCTGGCCGGTTTGCCACTGAGCTCCTCGATGAGCGTGTGCGCCGTGCCGTGCTTTCGCCGCCGAATGCGGCCTTTCTGCATGACATTGTTTTCACCACGCTGAGGAACCTGAGCCTGCTGGATTTCTGGGCGGACCAGATGACGGAGGGCAAGCACCTGGACCACCGCACGCGGTGGCTGCTGCGCATCGGCCTGTGCCAGCTTTTGCTGCTGGGCGTGCCTTCGCATGCGGCGGTGAATGAGACGGTGGCTGCGGCGGGCCGATCCGGCGCGCTGGTGAATGCGGTGCTGCGGCGTGCGGGCCGTGAGGAGGCGAAGCTGCATGCGATGGTGGAGGGGCTGCCGCTGGCGGTGCGCTACTCCCACCCGGAATTCATGGTGCGCCGCTGGATCAAGATCATGGGCAAGGCCAAGGCGGAGGCGCTGTGCCAGTGGAACCAGGAGCCGCCCCACACCTATGTGCGGCTGAATGCGCTGAATGAGGAGGCGGCTGAACGCCTGGCGAAGATGCCGGAGCTGACGGACGTGGGCGAAGGCTTTTACCAATGTGAAACGGCGCCGCGTGAGGCCCTGAAGCACGGGCTTTGCTATGCGCAGGACCCGAGCACGGCGCATGCCCCGCGCATGCTTTCGCCAAAGCCGGGGGAGATGGTGCTGGATGCGTGCGCGGCCCCGGGTGGCAAGACGGCGCTGCTGGCGGAGATCATGTGCAATGAGGGTCGCATCTTTGCCTGCGACTCTTCCCCGATCCGCCTGACGCGGCTGCGTGAGAACCTGACGCGGCTGAAGGTGCGCATCGCGCAGGTGCATACGTTTGATCTTTTGGGCGATGCGCCGCCGCCGTTTGGCGATGTGCTGTTTGACCGCATCCTGCTGGATGTGCCTTGCTCGAACTCCGGGGTGATGCGGCGCCGCATCGATGTGCGGTGGCGTTTGCAGGAGGAGGAATTCGCGGTGCTGGCGGAGACGCAGCGGCGGATTGTGGAGTCGGCCCTGCGGTTTTTGAAGCCGGGCGGTTCGCTGGTTTACAGCACGTGCAGCATTGATCCGGAGGAGAACCAGGGGGTGATCAAAGCCATCCTGGAGGCGCATCCGGAGCTGGAAATGATCGAGAGTCGGCTGAGTTTCCCGCCGAAGGAGCAGACGGACGGTGCCTTTGCGGCGCGACTGGTGAAGAAGGCATGAGTGAGGCGGCACAGACCCAGCGGGCGGACAAGTGGCTGCACCATGTGCGCCTCTTTAAGACGCGCAGCCTGGCGACGGCGGCCTGTGCGAAGGGGAATGTGACGGTGGATGGGCAGCCGGTGAAGCCGGCGCGGGATTTGCGTGCGGGGGATGTGCTGGAGGTGGTGCGCGGGGACCTGCGACTGCGGGTGCAGGTGCTGGCCTTTGCGCCCCGGCGGCTGAGTGCGCCGCAGGTGGCGGAGTTTTACGAGAACCAGACGCCGCTGGAGTGGATCCAGAAGGCGGCGGAACTGCGCCGACAGAAGTCGCTGGAGACGCCGCCGGAGCACGAGATGCTGACGAAACCGAATAAGCAGCAGATGCGGCAACTGCGCGAGTGGCACGAGCAGAATCACTCGATGTGAGGGGGGCGGGGGGATCGGGGAGTTTTGGACAGGATTGCAGGATTCACAGGAGGGGAGCTTTGAAAAGGTCTGCGGCCCGCGATGGCCCAGCCCAAGGAGCGGGACTTGCCAAGTCCCGTGGTTTGGGAATTGCCGATGGGGTGGATGAGGATGCGTCCTTTGGATGCTGCATCCGTTGTTAGGCCAGGTGATTGCTCTATCTTTTGCCCAATCTCTTTTTGCCATTCTTTGGGGAGACGTGGCGTGAGATGTG
This sequence is a window from Prosthecobacter algae. Protein-coding genes within it:
- a CDS encoding DUF1549 domain-containing protein; this translates as MRPFALLSLLLITASAQAAGDATSAARAIDALLEKDWKKSNVKGNPEVDDNTFVRRIYLDITGRIPTTREAETFLSSQAPDKRAKLIDHLLATEGYVQHSYNYWADVLRTQTNGNQTGAITGAAYSNFIKESLRKNKPYDQFVRDMVAAQGEAWDNGAIGYYMRDRGMPLDNMANTARVFLGTRVECAQCHNHPFDKWTQMQFFQMAAFTYPVQTNDYYGGSSEGARQMLRDREKAARDKFVMPVMNKKMTAEERARAKRDAEQIGKQARLAGEAVRKENRYVEEALTDVRNLMRYTSVNYQDTRKLTLPHDYQYSDAKPRSRVEPATMFGHAAEVKPGETQLQAYARWMASKDNDRFNKVIANRLWKRVFGLALIEPLDEIMDSTVPMNPELQAHLEKLIVSLNYDMKAYLRVLYNTSAYQRQVTREEIAPGIVYHFTGPILRRMTAEQMWDSFVTLINPNPDMPNEPLREAFNNRILGAKKISDSMEALTPEQVLAGAEKSGKKYKEQAETVRDLQTKISEARAKEDKETVTKLRDQLSKLQRETRTSVNQNLILPGMKKLASDLGVVPAVLQPGGKDGAQVVAASGGMDMMMMASMADGDVKDKIFLPGYDTPRKSREEEKAAQAAREEVWKEEANFYGLPEKQQRDYFRARAEQIRNWVRSAELESPAPRGHYLREFGQSDRESIENANHEASVPQALAMMNGQLMPQILHRHSQLMLTVAKAQYPDDKVEAIYKTVLSRKPTVKEKEVWMKAQEQGLTTIEDLVFSLLNTQQFIFIQ
- a CDS encoding UDP-glucose/GDP-mannose dehydrogenase family protein, with the translated sequence MKLTIIGSGYVGLTTGACFAEAGHHVVCVDNDEAKVASLLAGEIPIFEPGLEALVKKNVSAKRLRFTSSTEEGVDHGEVLFIAVPTPPQADGSVDLSFMEKVAREIAQYLTSYRVIVDKSTVPVKTGERVAHTIRRHAKPGVEFDVVSNPEFLREGSAVADLMKPDRIVIGGNSDRALALMQKIYEPFMAPVLVTDINSAELIKHAANSFLALKISYINALAEICEISGADVLKVAEGIGADKRIGRSFLNAGLGYGGSCFPKDIAAFIAISEQLGLPFNLLKEVQSINNRQIDRFLDAIREALWVLKDKKIAVWGLSFKPNTDDVRCSVAMTLVERLVAEGAVVSAYDPKAMDKARELPVAAQIRLTESALEAAKEAEVLIIATEWPEFASVDLAALRETMHTPLIFDGRNLLDPAAVRDFGFQYRGIGRGVVAERG
- the lpxA gene encoding acyl-ACP--UDP-N-acetylglucosamine O-acyltransferase, with translation MIHPTALIHPSAQIDPTAEIGPYVIVDGPAKIAAGCRIEAQAQIVGHVEMGAGTVIGRAAIIGGDPQDLGFKPETESGVILGAGNVLREHVTVHRASKAGAFTRMGDGNFLMAGAHLAHDVVMGDKNILANACLLAGHITVGSHTFIGGGAVFHQFMRIGDYCVVQGNGGFGKDIPHYCAAHRINRLMGLNVIGLRRQGFSKEQRAEIKELFKMLFVSGLNLSQAVAVARGREWTPAAQRLLDFVATPSKRGICAVRAGGGSEE
- a CDS encoding LPS-assembly protein LptD, yielding MTFSRLCVVLGFAALMVAPGLRAQAVLDSLTSNLNIEGLDTTYDPETGLATAKGDVRISYTDVEIRCGTASYNATTGEIIARDGVVIWKAGTTYRGENIIYNANSGELSGDGVRSSMPMEMGTFFYETDKFETETKLIQKLEGGDTYFTTHDVQNPNFRLRARKITIYPGDRVVMRNVTVIAGDTPIFYFPFISQPLAEEVGYRFTPGFQSRWGGFLLAQYGVIHGDHTLAKYRLDLRSSRGVGVGADFLSLRHKDNRKNFGNLKLYYLRDSDPTNNRTGEERGPVGEDRYRINFQHRIYLPGPEKSTWYLDFDINKVSDAHFYEDFFFNDFRETPEPENQVSLVHTDPAYVATLMARFQANDFYSVGTRLPELAIDWTRRQLWHTGIYHQGTFSAGILKDELGDEQEEDFSKLIRDGRVELTGGAALDPDSRRRYQSFLGLDPSGGLSAADLSRGIDLFSAVLEGAGYARVHTYQELLYPKTFLGWLNVTPRIGGGLTHYSDIEGDAYSNLSDATRTIFHAGLDVSFKLSKTWSDFQKPEWGLNGLRHVLQPYVNLSYLDVGDSQMEGLQLVDRLSPTTRPRSIDVPLFTAVDSLESWNIARIGMRNLLQTKRDYTTTNNGNFYTASSEETQTYTWAGLNTYVDLFMKDPEFDRSLSNLYNELFWRPVPWLNFWMDAQIPLESGRGSFTELNQGVTFMPARNMQLTLGHQYVSDSPYFADSSLVFSRIYTRLTDNWGFSMNHIFEMDDGTMEFQSYSVTRDLSSWVASVGAMVRDNRDGLSDFGVLFSLTLKDFPQLSIPLDIDPNPSGRGGNQ
- a CDS encoding DUF1501 domain-containing protein, giving the protein MRQELTQKLLRSGEISRRDFAAKTASSLLGVGLLGSYMNGKSYGAFENSSKLKQVATAKNVIYLYMSGGQSHMDTWDPKEGVETAGPTKPIKTSADGVRISEYLPLSAQQMHHACVINSLTSTQGAHEQGNYMMHTSYDLRGTIRHPAMGAWLNVFQGGGNSTLPNFVFIGNDSRHPGSGFFPAQFSPLYVNNPENGLKNVKLQPGLTEDRFVKRMNLADELDQDFRSTFQHRNVKAYSDMYDNAMSMMKSEDLKAFDLTEEPEDLRKAYGKEAFGQGCLLARRLVERGVRFVEVSLGGWDTHAANFVRVPELCDTLDKGLATLLQDLNARGLLKDTLVVLTSEFGRTPDINQNVGRDHYPKAFSAVLAGGGIAGGMTYGKTDKEGREVAENKVQIADFNATIAYALGLPLDQVIYSPSKRPFTIADKGQPITSVFA
- a CDS encoding Gfo/Idh/MocA family oxidoreductase, with protein sequence MKRWRIAGINFEHFHMGDLLRQSFGHPSAEIVGICDEQPERMTEAAANFGLGADQVFTDYRACLEATKPDIVVLCPAASRHGEWVAKVAPYGVHILMEKPFAASLAEADAMVAAMQPTGKVLAVNWPLVWDAGQQTAHRLIQEGLIGEVREFHHHGGNRGPLCHGADKAEHEPTAEEKAASWFYSREQGGGSLLDYMGYGATLGTWHLGSQVPQEVTCTWDHPNGLEVDEHSVTVIRYAKGLSKTETRWGTFTDPWTHQPQPKCGFILRGSAGTISCYDYEKTLWVQTRARPEGYAVPVDVISAPNRNPIEHLIHSLETGAPLIGPLTLEVSRIGQQIVDTAYQSAQQKRTLPLLG